A single region of the Pseudomonas granadensis genome encodes:
- a CDS encoding alpha/beta fold hydrolase: MPFFTVDGQALHYTDQGAGPAVLLAGSYLWDHAMWAPQIAALAPHYRVIALDLWGHGESGRLPEGTSSLDDIARQAQALLDHLQIDRVTLVGLSVGGMWGVRLALSAPQRLNCLVLMDTYVGVEPEPTRQYYFSLFKQIEDSGEISEQLLDIVVPIFFRPGIDPQSALYQDFRAKLAAYSSDRLRESIVPMGRITFGRDDLLPRLGELNAATTLVLCGDQDKPRPPAEARDMAELIGCPCVLVPEAGHISNLENPPFVTEALLAFLAEHN; this comes from the coding sequence ATGCCTTTTTTTACGGTTGACGGACAAGCGCTGCATTACACCGATCAAGGCGCTGGGCCGGCGGTGCTGCTGGCCGGCAGTTACTTGTGGGATCACGCCATGTGGGCGCCGCAGATCGCCGCGCTGGCGCCGCATTATCGGGTGATTGCGCTGGACCTTTGGGGCCATGGCGAGTCGGGGCGGTTGCCGGAAGGCACCTCGTCACTGGATGACATCGCCCGTCAGGCGCAAGCCTTGCTCGACCATCTGCAGATCGACCGCGTCACGCTGGTAGGCCTGTCGGTCGGCGGCATGTGGGGCGTGCGCCTGGCGCTCTCGGCGCCGCAACGACTCAACTGTCTGGTGCTGATGGACACGTACGTCGGCGTCGAACCCGAGCCGACCCGCCAGTACTATTTCTCGCTGTTCAAGCAGATCGAAGACAGCGGCGAAATTTCCGAACAACTGCTCGATATCGTCGTGCCAATCTTCTTCCGTCCGGGCATCGATCCGCAGTCGGCGCTGTATCAGGATTTTCGCGCGAAACTGGCGGCGTATTCCTCGGATCGACTGCGCGAAAGCATTGTGCCGATGGGGCGTATCACCTTTGGTCGCGATGACTTGCTGCCACGCCTTGGCGAGCTGAATGCAGCAACAACGTTGGTGTTGTGCGGCGATCAGGACAAGCCACGGCCACCGGCAGAAGCCCGCGATATGGCTGAACTGATCGGCTGCCCGTGCGTGTTGGTGCCGGAGGCGGGGCACATCTCCAATCTGGAAAATCCGCCGTTTGTGACTGAAGCACTGCTTGCGTTTCTGGCCGAGCACAACTGA
- the dsbG gene encoding thiol:disulfide interchange protein DsbG, which yields MPRLRHLLTLTLSGALLHLPSVQAAEELPAAIKQIEAKGAKIVGQFDAPDGLRGYAAQYQNRGMALYLTPDGKHVLLGNLYDADGKDLSSEPLQKLVYAPMAKEVWARFEASNWIQDGNKDAPRTVYLFSDPNCPYCNMFWEQARPWVKAGKVQLRHIMVGIIREDSPGKSAALLAAKDPAKALEDHEKAGKGSSLKALKDIPVAVQTKLAANMQLMEDLELQATPAIFYMDDKGELQQQQGAPTAEKLVKILGPK from the coding sequence ATGCCCCGCCTCCGCCACCTGCTGACCTTGACCCTGAGCGGCGCCCTGCTGCACTTGCCGTCGGTGCAGGCTGCTGAAGAACTGCCCGCCGCGATCAAGCAGATCGAAGCCAAGGGCGCTAAGATCGTCGGCCAGTTCGACGCCCCCGACGGACTGCGTGGTTATGCGGCGCAATACCAGAATCGCGGCATGGCGCTGTACCTGACGCCGGATGGCAAGCACGTGCTGCTGGGTAATCTGTACGACGCCGACGGCAAGGACTTGAGCAGCGAGCCTCTGCAAAAACTGGTCTACGCGCCGATGGCCAAGGAAGTCTGGGCCAGGTTCGAGGCAAGCAACTGGATTCAGGACGGCAACAAGGACGCACCGCGCACGGTGTATTTGTTCAGCGATCCGAACTGCCCGTACTGCAACATGTTCTGGGAGCAGGCGCGGCCGTGGGTGAAAGCCGGCAAGGTGCAATTGCGCCACATCATGGTCGGCATCATTCGCGAAGACAGCCCGGGCAAATCGGCGGCGCTGCTGGCGGCGAAAGACCCGGCCAAGGCGCTGGAAGATCACGAAAAGGCTGGCAAGGGCAGCTCGCTCAAAGCCTTGAAGGATATTCCGGTGGCGGTGCAGACCAAGCTGGCGGCGAACATGCAGTTGATGGAAGACCTTGAGTTGCAGGCCACACCGGCGATCTTTTATATGGACGACAAGGGTGAGTTGCAACAACAGCAAGGGGCGCCGACGGCGGAGAAACTGGTGAAGATTCTGGGGCCTAAATAA